A single region of the Ziziphus jujuba cultivar Dongzao chromosome 10, ASM3175591v1 genome encodes:
- the LOC107412680 gene encoding outer envelope protein 80, chloroplastic codes for MQPNDDVRVTSCPSLKVPHPPPPHGHFARTRNSFAQLIDSFKTRSGFDRLGPKFPPSWSTARSLLCSASLTLSRSDQSTRSESFSKREERLLVGKSHLLCSASLSLTRSDESTQGGVEGRESQLKTGHSAGRHDEERVLISEVLVRNKDGEELERKDLEMEAVNSLKACKANSALTVREVQEDVHRIIDSGYFCSCMPVAVDTRDGIRLVFQVEPNQEFQGLVCEGANVLPAKFLEDAFRTGCGKVINLRRLDEVISSINGWYMERGLFALVSAVEILSGGILRLQVSEAEVNNISIRFLDRKTGEPTIGKTKPETILRQLTTKKGQVYSMLQGKRDVETVLTMGIMEDVSIIPQPADTGKVDMVMNVVERPSGGFSAGGGISSGITSGPLSGLIGSFAYSHRNLFGRNQKLHISLERGQIDSIFRINYTDPWIAGDDKRTSRSITVQNSRTPGTLVHGNQQDGSSLTIGRVTAGIEFSRPIRPKWSGTAGLIFQRAGAHDEKGNPIIKDIFSSPLTASGKTNDEMLLAKFESVYTGSGDHGSSMFAFNMEQGIPVLPEWLFFNRVNTRARKDVEIGPARFLLSLSGGHVVGNFSPHEAFAIGGTNSVRGYEEGAVASGRSYVVGSGEISFPVVGPVGGVVFCDYGTDLGSGQTVPGDPAGARMKPGSGYGYGFGIRLESPLGPLRLEYAFNDKMAKRFHFGVGHRN; via the exons ATGCAGCCTAACGACGACGTTCGCGTCACTTCCTGTCCCTCTCTCAAAGTCCCTCACCCTCCTCCGCCACACGGGCATTTCGCCAGAACCAGAAACTCATTTGCCCAACTCATCGACTCGTTCAAGACCCGGTCAGGTTTCGACCGGCTCGGCCCCAAGTTTCCTCCTTCATGGTCGACGGCCCGGTCTCTTCTATGTTCGGCGTCGTTGACGCTCAGTCGCTCCGACCAGTCGACTCGGTCCGAGTCGTTTTCGAAGCGGGAGGAGAGGTTGTTGGTGGGAAAGTCGCATCTTTTATGTTCGGCTTCATTGTCTCTGACTCGGTCGGACGAGTCGACTCAGGGTGGGGTGGAGGGGAGGGAGAGCCAGTTGAAGACTGGGCATTCGGCGGGTCGACACGACGAGGAGAGGGTGCTGATAAGCGAGGTTCTGGTCAGGAACAAGGACGGCGAAGAGCTTGAGAGGAAAGATTTGGAAATGGAAGCAGTAAACTCTCTAAAGGCGTGCAAGGCCAACTCGGCGCTCACTGTTCGCGAAGTTCAAGAGGACGTACATAGGATTATTGATAGTGGGTATTTCTGCTCGTGTATGCCTGTTGCGGTCGACACAAGGGACGGTATTCGATTGGTATTTCAG GTAGAACCGAACCAGGAATTCCAAGGGCTGGTATGCGAAGGAGCAAATGTTCTTCCAGCAAAATTTCTAGAGGATGCTTTCCGCACTGGATGTG GAAAAGTGATTAACCTTAGGCGGTTGGATGAAGTGATATCTTCTATCAATGGTTGGTACATGGAGAGAGGTCTCTTTGCCTTG gtTTCGGCTGTTGAGATTCTCTCGGGGGGTATTCTTAGATTACAAGTTTCAGAAGCTGAGGTTAATAATATCTCCATCCGTTTCCTTGACAGAAAGAC TGGTGAGCCAACCATAGGGAAGACAAAGCCTGAAACAATACTTCGCCAACTAACAACCAAAAAGGGACAG GTCTATAGCATGCTTCAAGGAAAAAGAGATGTGGAGACTGTACTGACTATGGGAATCATGGAAGATGTTAGCATCATTCCACAACCTGCAG ATACCGGTAAGGTTGATATGGTAATGAATGTTGTTGAGCGTCCAAGTGGAGGCTTTTCTGCCGGTGGTGGTATATCAAGTGG AATTACAAGTGGCCCTTTATCAGGACTTATCGGAAG CTTTGCTTATTCACATAGGAATCTTTTTGGAAGAAACCAAAAACTTCATATTTCTTTAGAGAGGGGCCAAATTGACTCTATATTTCGCATAAACTACACGGACCCATGGATTGCAGGAGATGACAAACGGACCTCCAGATCAATAACAGTTCAG AATTCAAGAACACCTGGAACACTTGTTCATGGTAACCAACAAGATGGTAGTAGCTTGACCATTGGTCGTGTCACAGCTGGTATTGAATTCAGTCGACCCATCAGACCAAAGTGGAGTGGGACAGCTGGACTTATATTCCAG CGTGCTGGTGCCCATGATGAAAAAGGAAATCCTATTATCAAGGATATTTTCAGCAGTCCTCTTACTGCAAG TGGCAAGACCAATGATGAGATGCTGCTTGCTAAATTTGAGAGTGTCTACACTGGTTCTGGCGACCATGGGTCTTCAATG TTTGCTTTCAACATGGAGCAGGGAATTCCTGTTTTGCCTGAATGGTTATTTTTTAACAGAGTGAATACTCGTGCAAGGAAGGATGTTGAAATTGGTCCAGCTCGCTTTCTTTTAAG TTTATCCGGTGGTCATGTAGTGGGTAATTTCTCACCTCATGAGGCATTTGCAATTGGTGGAACAAATAGTGTGAGAGGTTATGAAGAAGGTGCTGTGGCTTCTGGTCGATCTTATGTAGTTGGCTCAGGAGAAATCTCTTTCCCGGTG GTGGGACCAGTTGGAGGAGTTGTCTTCTGTGACTATGGAACTGATCTTGGATCGGGCCAGACTGTACCAG GTGACCCTGCTGGAGCAAGGATGAAGCCTGGAAGTGGATATGGATACGGGTTCGGCATCCGACTGGAGTCACCTTTGGGGCCTCTACGTCTTGAATATGCATTTAACGACAAGATGGCGAAGAGGTTTCATTTCGGCGTTGGTCACAGGAACTAA
- the LOC107412686 gene encoding copper-transporting ATPase HMA4, which produces MEANGKEDFNVPLLENSDEVAITVSELDYKKDEKIRTVMFRVRGIECASCATSIESALGNLSGVRSITVSPLQGQAVVKYVPELINAKKIKETLEDTGFSVDDFPDQDIAVCRLRIKGMACTSCSESLERALQMVSGVKKAVVGLALEEAKVHFDPSITDTDKIIEAIEDVGFGANLIGAVNDVNKVHLKLEGVNSSEDMAAIKSSLESAEGVNHVAIDMAENKVTVSYDPDFTGARSLIQCIQDVGHSSKTYSASLYNPPRQREKEQLHEIEIYRNHFLFSCLFTVPIFMFSMVLPMLPPYGNWLDYKIHNMLTIGMFLSWILCTPVQFIVGRRFYVGSYHALRRKSANMDVLVALGTNAAYFYSVYVVIKALTSKTFDGQEFFETSAMLISFILLGKYLEVVAKGKTSDALAKLTDLAPDTAYLLTFDGNGNVVSETEINTQLIQRNDVIKIMPGAKVPVDGIIIDGQSHVNESMITGEATPIEKRTGDKVIGGTMNENGCLHVKATHVGSETALSQIVQLVEAAQLAQAPAQKLADQISRYFVPTVVTLAFLTWLGWFIPGIAGIYPKHWIPKAMDEFELALQFGISVLVVACPCALGLATPTAVMVASGKGASQGVLIKGGNALEKAHKVKTIVFDKTGTLTIGKPLVVSAVLFNSFSMEEVCDVATATEANSEHPIAKAVVEHAKSLRQKFGTHVEHNVDVKEFEVHPGAGVSGKVGHRKILVGNKRLMHSCNVTVGPEVESYLLENEQLARTCVLVGIDGKVAGAFSVTDPVKPEAARVISFLRSMGISSIMVTGDNWATASAVRKEVGIDDVFAETDPIGKAEKIKELQMKGVTVAMVGDGINDSPALVAADVGMAIGAGTNVAIEAADIVLIKSNLEDVVTAIDLSRKTMSRIRLNYVWALGYNILGMPIAAGILYPFTGIRLPPWLAGACMAASSLSVVCSSLLLQSYKKPLQVHRT; this is translated from the exons ATGGAAGCTAATGGAAAGGAAGACTTTAACGTACCTCTGTTGGAGAACTCAGACGAAGTTGCAATCACTGTCTCTGAATTGGATTACAAAAAAGATGAGAAAATTAGAACAGTTATGTTCAGAGTAAGAGGTATTGAATGTGCATCTTGTGCAACCTCCATAGAATCTGCACTTGGAAATCTCAGTGGGGTCCGGAGCATCACTGTGTCACCGCTTCAAGGCCAGGCTGTTGTCAAATATGTACCTGAGCTCATTAAT gccaaaaaaattaaggaaacaCTGGAGGACACAGGTTTTTCAGTTGATGATTTTCCTGACCAAGATATCGCAGTTTGCCGGCTCAGGATTAAAGGGATGGCATGTACAAGCTGCTCTGAGTCTCTTGAACGTGCCCTTCAAATGGTTAGTGGAGTGAAAAAGGCAGTAGTTGGTTTAGCCCTTGAAGAAGCAAAGGTTCACTTTGATCCAAGCATCACTGATACTGATAAAATCATTGAAGCAATTGAAGATGTGGGCTTTGGGGCCAATCTAATTGGTGCTGTGAATGATGTGAACAAAGTGCATCTAAAACTTGAAGGAGTTAATTCTTCAGAAGACATGGCTGCAATAAAGTCCTCTCTTGAGTCAGCTGAGGGTGTGAATCATGTTGCTATTGACATGGCAGAAAATAAGGTTACAGTTAGCTATGACCCTGACTTCACTGGTGCACGGTCTCTTATACAATGCATCCAAGATGTAGGACATAGCTCCAAAACTTACAGTGCAAGCTTGTACAATCCTCCAAGACAAAGAGAAAAAGAGCAGCTTCATGAAATTGAGATTTATAGAAACCACTTTCTGTTCAGCTGCCTATTTACAGTTCCTATATTTATGTTCTCCATGGTACTTCCTATGCTTCCTCCATATGGTAACTGGTTAGATTACAAGATTCATAACATGCTCACTATTGGAATGTTTTTAAGTTGGATCCTCTGCACACCAGTGCAGTTTATTGTTGGCCGGAG GTTCTATGTGGGATCATATCATGCATTAAGACGAAAATCTGCTAACATGGATGTTCTGGTTGCGCTGGGAACTAATGCTGCGTATTTTTACTCTGTCTATGTAGTGATTAAAGCACTGACTTCAAAAACATTTGATGGCCAAGAATTTTTTGAGACCAGCGCCATGTTGATATCTTTTATACTCTTGGGGAAATATTTAGAAGTTGTTGCTAAAGGAAAAACATCAGATGCCTTAGCGAAGCTCACGGACCTTGCTCCTGATACAGCTTATTTGTTAACATTCGATGGTAATGGGAATGTCGTCTCAGAGACGGAAATTAACACTCAACTAATACAGAGGAATGATGTTATTAAGATTATGCCTGGGGCAAAAGTTCCTGTTGATGGAATCATCATAGATGGTCAAAGCCATGTGAATGAGAGTATGATCACAGGAGAAGCAACTCCAATTGAAAAGAGAACTGGAGACAAG GTTATTGGTGGGACGATGAATGAGAATGGATGCTTACATGTTAAGGCCACCCATGTTGGATCAGAGACAGCACTTTCCCAGATTGTTCAACTTGTAGAAGCTGCTCAGCTTGCCCAAGCACCTGCTCAGAAGCTAGCTGATCAGATTTCAAGATATTTTGTTCCTACA GTTGTCACTCTGGCATTTTTGACATGGTTAGGATGGTTTATCCCTGGAATTGCCGGTATATATCCTAAACATTGGATACCGAAAGCCATGGATGAATTTGAGCTTGCACTGCAGTTTGGTATTTCAGTTTTGGTGGTTGCTTGCCCATGTGCTCTGGGTCTAGCAACACCAACAGCAGTCATGGTAGCCTCAGGGAAGGGTGCTTCTCAAGGTGTTCTCATCAAGGGTGGAAATGCACTTGAAAAGGCACACAAG GTGAAAACTATTGTTTTTGACAAAACAGGAACACTAACAATTGGGAAGCCATTGGTGGTTAGTGCCGTACTCTTTAATAGCTTTTCAATGGAGGAGGTCTGTGATGTGGCTACAGCTACAGAG GCAAACAGTGAACATCCAATTGCAAAAGCTGTGGTCGAGCATGCTAAGAGTCTGCGTCAAAAGTTTGGGACCCATGTTGAACATAATGTGGATGTTAAGGAGTTTGAGGTGCACCCGGGAGCTGGGGTGAGTGGAAAAGTGGGTCATAGAAAAATTTTGGTTGGGAACAAAAGACTTATGCATTCTTGTAATGTCACAGTTGGTCCTGAGGTTGAAAGCTATCTATTGGAGAATGAGCAACTGGCTCGAACATGTGTTTTAGTTGGTATTGATGGAAAAGTCGCTGGAGCTTTCTCTGTAACTGACCCTGTGAAACCTGAGGCTGCACGTGTAATATCTTTTCTACGCTCAATGGGCATCTCCAGCATCATGGTGACAGGTGATAACTGGGCTACGGCAAGTGCTGTCAGAAAGGAGGTTGGCATTGACGATGTCTTTGCTGAGACTGATCCAATTGGAAAAGCGGAAAAGATTAAAGAATTACAG ATGAAAGGGGTAACCGTGGCAATGGTTGGGGATGGAATTAACGACTCACCAGCCTTAGTTGCGGCTGATGTTGGCATGGCAATTGGTGCCGGGACTAATGTAGCTATAGAAGCAGCTGACATAGTTCTCATCAAGAGCAACTTGGAAGATGTGGTGACAGCTATAGACCTCTCTAGGAAAACTATGTCCAGAATCCGGCTAAACTACGTCTGGGCCCTGGGGTACAACATCCTTGGCATGCCAATTGCTGCCGGAATTTTATACCCTTTTACCGGAATCCGGTTGCCACCTTGGCTCGCCGGTGCTTGCATGGCTGCTTCATCACTTAGTGTGGTTTGTTCATCTCTCCTATTGCAATCTTATAAGAAACCTTTGCAAGTTCACCGCACCTGA
- the LOC107412685 gene encoding ADP,ATP carrier protein, mitochondrial, whose protein sequence is MAERHQHPTVMQKFAGQLHLSSSLNLDMQNRYGGVQRPALHQRRFAYGNFSNAGLQYPMIPTCGAASDLSLITSATSPVCVYAPKEKGFSGFVVDFLMGGVSAAVSKTAAAPIERVKLLIQNQDEMIKAGRLSEPYKGIGDCFSRTIKDEGIVSLWRGNTANVIRYFPTQALNFAFKDYFKRLFNFRKDRDGYWKWFAGNLASGGAAGASSLLFVYSLDYARTRLANDAKAAKKGGERQFNGLVDVYRKTFKSDGIAGLYRGFNISCVGIIVYRGLYFGMYDSLKPVILTGKLQDSFFASFALGWVITNGAGLASYPIDTVRRRMMMTSGEAVKYKSSLDAFTQILKNEGAKSLFKGAGANILRAVAGAGVLAGYDKLQVLVLGKKYGSGGA, encoded by the exons ATGGCTGAAAGGCACCAACACCCAACTGTCATGCAAAAGTTTGCTGGTCAGCTCCATTTGAGCTCTTCCCTTAATCTTGACATGCAAAACCGCTATGGTGGTGTTCAGAGGCCTGCTCTCCATCAGAGGCGTTTTGCATATGGGAATTTTTCCAATGCCGGTTTGCAGTATCCTATGATCCCCACATGCGGAGCAGCCAGTGATCTTTCACTGATTACTTCAGCTACCTCACCTGTTTGTGTCTATGCTCCTAAAGAAAAAGGATTCAGTGGCTTTGTTGTCGATTTTCTAATGGGTGGAGTTTCAGCTGCTGTATCCAAAACTGCTGCTGCTCCAATCGAGCGTGTAAAACTCTTGATCCAAAACCAGGATGAGATGATCAAGGCTGGTAGGCTCTCTGAGCCTTACAAGGGAATTGGAGATTGTTTTAGCCGAACAATAAAAGATGAGGGAATTGTATCATTGTGGAGAGGAAACACAGCTAATGTCATCCGTTATTTCCCAACTCAG GCATTGAACTTTGCATTCAAAGATTACTTCAAGAGGCTGTTCAACTTCAGGAAAGACAGGGATGGCTACTGGAAATGGTTTGCAGGTAACTTGGCATCTGGTGGTGCAGCTGGTGCCTCTTCTTTACTCTTTGTTTATTCTTTGGATTATGCAAGAACCCGTCTTGCCAATGATGCCAAGGCTGCAAAGAAGGGAGGAGAGAGGCAATTCAACGGCTTGGTTGATGTCTACAGAAAGACTTTCAAGTCAGATGGTATTGCTGGCCTTTACCGTGGGTTCAACATCTCTTGTGTTGGTATCATTGTCTACCGTGGCTTGTACTTTGGAATGTACGATTCTTTGAAGCCTGTCATCCTAACCGGAAAATTGCAG GATAGTTTCTTTGCTAGCTTTGCTCTTGGTTGGGTTATCACCAACGGTGCTGGTTTAGCATCATACCCAATTGACACTGTcaggagaagaatgatgatgaCGTCTGGTGAAGCCGTCAAGTACAAGAGCTCGCTTGACGCGTTCACACAAATCCTTAAGAATGAGGGAGCCAAATCTCTGTTTAAGGGAGCTGGTGCAAACATCCTTCGTGCCGTTGCGGGTGCTGGTGTGCTTGCCGGTTATGACAAGCTTCAGGTGCTTGTGCTCGGAAAGAAGTATGGTTCTGGTGGAGCTTAA
- the LOC107412683 gene encoding uncharacterized protein LOC107412683 produces the protein MDTSGLGGAFLSGSNGGILDLESSIPRHQPTQLAHSSLAHQHHMNLMSSVENDHPISLMEVKGSTVKGVPVFGKGKSIAPGNANSNYNMSEEDEPSYMEDGNESIDGGKGKKGSPWQRMKWTDNVVRLLIAVVACVGDDGMLEGVEGLKRKSRVLQKKGKWKTVSKIMMNKGCHVSPQQCEDKFNDLNKRYKRLNDILGRGTSCRVVENPALMDSMPHLSAKSKDDVRKILSSKHLFYKEMCAYHNGQRIPDCHDFDLQGYSLPLGRCSRDDNGSDEEEAEENHDSEDDDLDNEDDSNVDKDGERMGEYGHRKRMSEEDGYFWPPSIPQDSFEVEMAGIFQDPTKSSWDRREWIKKQMLQLQEQKVSFQAQAFELEKQRSKWLRYCSKKDRELERLRLENERMKLDNERKLFQLRQKELEVEWRSEASIERPSLGIDRPQGRDQIDLGRYQ, from the coding sequence ATGGATACTTCTGGTTTGGGAGGTGCGTTTCTGTCAGGTTCAAATGGGGGAATATTAGATCTCGAGTCATCAATACCTAGGCACCAGCCCACCCAATTGGCTCATTCCTCATTGGCACATCAACATCATATGAATTTGATGAGTAGTGTCGAAAATGATCACCCAATTTCACTTATGGAAGTGAAAGGTTCGACTGTGAAAGGTGTTCCTGTGTTTGGCAAAGGGAAGAGTATTGCCCCTGGAAATGCTAATAGTAATTATAACATGAGTGAAGAAGATGAACCAAGTTATATGGAAGATGGGAATGAAAGCATTGATGGGGGAAAAGGGAAAAAGGGATCTCCATGGCAGCGGATGAAGTGGACTGACAATGTGGTTAGGCTTCTTATAGCAGTGGTTGCTTGTGTGGGTGATGATGGCATGCTTGAAGGTGTTGAGGGGCTTAAGAGGAAGTCTAGGGTTTTGCAGAAAAAGGGAAAGTGGAAAACAGTTTCAAAGATAATGATGAATAAAGGTTGTCATGTGTCGCCTCAGCAGTGTGAGGACAAGTTTAATGACTTGAACAAAAGGTACAAAAGGTTGAATGATATTCTTGGGAGGGGAACTAGTTGTAGAGTGGTGGAGAACCCTGCTCTTATGGACTCAATGCCTCACCTATCTGCTAAATCGAAGGATGATGTTAGAAAGATATTGAGCTCAAAACACCTATTTTACAAAGAAATGTGTGCTTATCATAATGGGCAGAGGATACCTGATTGCCATGATTTTGATTTGCAAGGTTATTCTTTACCGCTAGGGAGGTGCTCAAGAGATGATAATGGATCTGATGAAGAAGAAGCTGAAGAAAATCATGATAGTGAGGATGATGATTTGGACAATGAAGATGATAGCAATGTTGACAAAGATGGGGAGAGGATGGGAGAATATGGTCACAGAAAGAGAATGAGCGAAGAAGATGGTTATTTCTGGCCACCATCCATTCCACAGGATAGTTTTGAAGTTGAAATGGCTGGTATTTTTCAAGATCCCACAAAGTCGTCATGGGACCGGAGGGAGTGGATTAAGAAACAGATGTTGCAGCTGCAAGAGCAAAAAGTCAGCTTCCAGGCACAAGCTTTTGAGCTTGAGAAACAGCGATCTAAATGGCTGAGATACTGCAGCAAGAAAGACAGGGAGTTGGAGAGGTTGAGACTGGAGAATGAGAGAATGAAATTAGATAATGAGCGGAAGCTATTTCAACTGAGGCAGAAGGAACTGGAAGTAGAATGGAGGTCTGAAGCTTCCATAGAACGTCCGTCTCTTGGCATTGACAGACCACAAGGGAGAGATCAGATCGATTTGGGTAGGTATCAATAG